The Trichoderma atroviride chromosome 5, complete sequence genome contains a region encoding:
- a CDS encoding uncharacterized protein (EggNog:ENOG41~SECRETED:SignalP(1-18)~CAZy:AA1), whose translation MMWPPLLVASLFSGAVYAFPSLDKTAAPNLYPRSSCSGNTATTRNEWCDFDISTDYYTEAPDTGVTREYWLELTDGTVAPDGFSRYAQALNGSIPGPTLIADWGDTVVVHVNNALSTSTNGTSLHFHGIRQNYTNQNDGVVSITQCPTPPGSSITYTWKATQYGTTWYHSHFGLQAWEGVFGGILINGPATANYDEDLGVLFLNDWSHQTADELYASAETNGPPTLTTGLINGTNVFDDAGHRFNTSFTEGKTYRLRLVNGAIDTHFKFSIDNHTMQVISSDLVPIIPYNTSVLDIAIGQRYDVIITANQSSVADNFWMRAIPQSACSSNNNLDDIRGIVYYGSSAGTPTTTGYSYTDNCVDEDASNLVPYVSKTVSSQTTTVGEAVTVSKNSNNLFKWFLNSTTMVVDWEDPTLLQVYNGATTFNTSNAVISLPNANEWVYVVISTVIAVPHPVHLHGFDFYVLAQGTGTYSDSVTLNTDNPPRRDVAMLPASGYLVLAFETDNPGAWLMHCHIGWHTSEGFGLQWVVRESEIADLLDYDALNSTCAAWKSYTSSNSVIEDDSGI comes from the exons ATGATGtggcctcctcttcttgtGGCATCACTCTTTTCTGGAGCTGTGTATGCGTTTCCTTCACTTGATAAAACTGCGGCTCCCAACCTCTACCCCCGATCTTCGTGCTCGGGCAATACTGCCACCACTCGGAATGAGTGGTGTGATTTTGACATCTCGACAGACTACTACACTGAGGCTCCTGACACTGGCGTCACTCGAGAATATTGGCTCGAGCTTACCGATGGCACGGTAGCTCCTGATGGCTTCTCACGCTACGCGCAGGCACTCAATGGCAGCATTCCCGGCCCTACTCTCATTGCCGATTGGGGTGATACTGTGGTGGTCCATGTTAACAATGCACTCTCGACGAGTACCAACGGCACCAGCCTCCACTTTCACGGCATCCGCCAGAATTATACAAACCAAAACGATGGAGTTGTTAGCATTACCCAATGTCCCACCCCTCCTGGTAGCAGCATCACCTATACCTGGAAGGCCACTCAGTATGGAACCACATGGTACCACTCTCACTTTGGATTGCAAGCATGGGAAGGTGTCTTTGGAGGCATTCTTATCAACGGTCCTGCTACTGCCAACTATGACGAGGATTTGGGCGTTTTGTTCCTCAACGACTGGAGTCACCAGACCGCTGATGAGCTGTACGCATCAGCAGAGACAAACGGCCCTCCTACACTGACGACGGGCCTCATCAATGGCACCAACGTCTTTGATGATGCCGGTCACCGGTTTAACACGTCATTTACCGAGGGCAAAACGTATAGACTGCGTCTAGTCAATGGTGCTATCGACACGCACTTTAAGTTTTCTATTGATAATCACACCATGCAAGTGATTTCCAGCGATCTCGTTCCTATTATACCTTACAATACAAGCGTCTTGGACATTGCAATCG GACAGCGCTACGATGTCATAATCACAGCCAACCAGTCCTCTGTCGCCGATAACTTCTGGATGCGGGCTATCCCCCAGAGCGCCTGTTCATCCAACAACAACTTGGACGACATCAGGGGCATCGTCTACtatggcagcagcgcaggCACGCCTACGACGACGGGCTACTCGTATACAGATAACTGCGTGGACGAGGATGCGTCCAATCTAGTACCATATGTCTCCAAAACGGTTTCGAGCCAGACAACCACCGTGGGCGAGGCAGTAACTGTGAGCAAGAACAGTAACAATCTATTCAAATGGTTCTTGAACAGCACAACCATGGTAGTTGACTGGGAGGATCCAACCTTATTGCAAGTGTACAACGGTGCTACCACCTTCAACACGTCCAACGCCGTCATCTCGTTGCCCAACGCCAACGAATGGGTTTATGTTGTCATCAGCACGGTAATTGCCGTGCCACACCCAGTCCACTTGCACGGCTTCGATTTCTACGTCTTGGCCCAGGGTACAGGCACTTATAGTGACAGCGTGACTCTCAACACGGACAATCCCCCGCGCCGTGACGTCGCGATGCTGCCAGCGTCAGGCTACCTTGTGCTCGCCTTTGAGACGGACAATCCGGGAGCCTGGCTGATGCACTGCCACATCGGTTGGCACACGAGCGAGGGTTTCGGCCTCCAATGGGTAGTGCGCGAGTCAGAGATTGCCGACCTCCTTGATTACGATGCACTGAATTCGACATGCGCCGCCTGGAAGTCATATACCTCGAGCAACAGCGTCATCGAGGACGATTCAGGCATATAG
- a CDS encoding uncharacterized protein (EggNog:ENOG41~TransMembrane:1 (i278-298o)), producing MLQRMSTSSPLADASSGKSPIGGAKRSCDQCKLRKIRCDFLQPCKMCLARGFECTYLKPQKKRGPAGKRLAQIHQDQGRLQHKENLEQYAEMVATHPSESAEAASSDTTSTPSLPIPGSNWSREFDSRLTVTDHEPQHVSDIVSPTFANDLPISNAGDVDIFSHGQDTEYWPPDRATPQVPPSGFPWGGSFIDFAALPPVIDINFQDNNTNPTSTRPYDLAARDQFGGTIPHWPGYISEASLIPWMDVYFDRLHPTMPVLNRSTLFTKMYLQEHRHNPLFGSMILALCAFAITQPIFISERPTSSSRERQAKLLMNEAMKMRSFFDFGERPTLEAVMTSFFLFGSLFGTNQHNAAWLRLRETIDLAQTMGLDDSNAYQGALGEETDQNLRAYMVLFITERAYSIQKRHPITLKQMRDSVPCISDDLLSSSSHGLLSGMIVFNEKDAAALMGLSALMQLFSAIQDENIDCWNATCAATRGGCPKSNEETVLLVYEKLERAQGRHLYSHYDRLILDDQPLDDVAGDVLNGQTIVTQHADILVTQKWLQNRLWYLCLAHNLLKLQSPHPELQFDYAVHLAESTLALCQKLPLSFMEAHGVGLIEKLYDISTTAVTVLGNPAYPMERPSPNAALLQPSISLDNGKQGVETAQHKLIYQYFKVFSILRGGNHPYLAKYVAHLHSLGFNTPNPEAH from the exons ATGCTGCAAAGGATGAGTACCTCTAGCCCATTAGCAGATGCCTCCTCTGGAAAGTCGCCAATTGGGGGCGCAAAGCGATCCTGCGACCAATGCAAGCTTCGCAAAATCAGG TGCGACTTCTTGCAGCCGTGTAAGATGTGTCTCGCTCGTGGATTTGAATGCACATATCTGAAGCCCCAGAAGAAGCGTGGGCCTGCTGGAAA GCGTCTTGCGCAGATTCACCAGGACCAAGGCCGTTTGCAGCACAAGGAAAACTTGGAACAATATGCTGAAATGGTGGCAACCCATCCATCAGAGTCAGCTGAGGCAGCCAGCAGTGATACGACTTCGACTCCATCTCTGCCGATACCAGGATCCAACTGGTCTCGAGAATTTGATAGCCGTCTTACCGTGACAGATCACGAACCACAGCATGTGTCTGACATTGTGAGCCCTACTTTTGCAAATGACCTGCCAATATCCAATGCAGGTGATGTCGACATCTTCAGCCATGGTCAAGATACAGAGTACTGGCCACCAGATAGAGCGACGCCTCAAGTACCACCGTCTGGCTTCCCGTGGGGAGGCTCATTCATAGACTTTGCAGCACTCCCACCGGTGATTGATATCAACTTTCAAGACAACAATACAAACCCGACAAGCACGCGTCCGTATGATCTGGCAGCTCGAGACCAGTTTGGGGGTACTATCCCTCATTGGCCGGGCTACATCAGCGAGGCCAGCTTGATTCCATGGATGGATGTCTATTTCGATAGACTTCATCCGACAATGCCAGTCTTGAACCGATCTACACTATTCACCAAGATGTATCTCCAAGAGCATCGCCATAATCCTTTATTTGGTTCCATGATCCTGGCTCTTTGTGCATTCGCCATCACCCAGCCCATTTTCATCAGCGAACGGCCCACGTCCTCTTCGCGGGAGCGTCAGGCGAAGCTATTGATGAACGAAGCTATGAAGATGCGTAGtttttttgactttggcgaaAGGCCAACATTGGAAGCCGTCATGAcgagcttcttcctctttggcTCCCTCTTTGGCACTAACCAGCATAATGCCGCCTGGCTTCGTTTGCGAGAAACCATCGATTTGGCTCAGACAATGGGATTAGATGACTCGAATGCGTACCAGGGGGCACTTGGCGAAGAGACTGATCAGAATCTGCGCGCATACATGGTTTTGTTTATTACGGAGAG GGCATATTCGATTCAAAAACGACATCCCATCACCTTGAAGCAAATGCGTGACTCAGTGCCGTGCATCTCAGATGATCTCTTGAGCAGCTCTTCACATGGCCTTCTCTCGGGAATGATTGTGTTTAACGAGAAAGACGCCGCCGCATTGATGGGACTGTCGGCGCTCATGCAGCTTTTTAGCGCTATTCAAGATGAAAACATCGATTGCTGGAACGCTACGTGCGCAGCTACTCGTGGAGGTTGCCCCAAATCCAATGAAGAGACAGTTTTGCTGGTGTACGAGAAGCTTGAGCGCGCCCAGGGCCGACATCTGTATAGCCACTACGACCGTCTCATCCTAGATGACCAACCACTCGATGATGTGGCTGGGGATGTGCTTAATGGACAGACCATTGTCACTCAGCACGCAGACATACTGGTAACGCAAAAATGGCTTCAGAACCGGCTCTGGTATCTCTGCTTGGCACACAACCTGCTGAAATTGCAATCACCCCACCCCGAGCTACAGTTCGACTATGCTGTCCACTTGGCGGAATCTACGTTGGCTCTGTGCCAGAAGCTGCCGTTGAGTTTTATGGAAGCACACGGCGTAGGATTG ATTGAGAAGCTCTACGACATTTCCACGACGGCTGTTACTGTTCTGGGTAACCCAGCCTACCCGATGGAGCGGCCTTCACCAAACGCAGCTCTTTTGcagccctccatctccctaGACAATGGGAAGCAAGGCGTCGAAACTGCCCAACATAAGCTCATCTATCAATATTTCAAGGTGTTTAGCATTCTTCGAGGCGGTAACCACCCGTATCTGGCAAAGTACGTGGCTCATCTTCACTCCCTTGGATTCAACACGCCAAATCCGGAAGCACACTGA